In Xanthomonas sacchari, a genomic segment contains:
- a CDS encoding DUF445 domain-containing protein — protein MKLLAVLLLLAMLCGFLLSHAMGLHGVWAWVGAFCEAATVGALADWFAVVALFRHPLGLPIPHTAIIPHGKARIADSLAVFVRDQFLEPGALLAKLSAFDPAARLGQWLAEPAQSARLADLARGWALQALDLLDEAAVRRRIHGFVVARLRDWDAAATAGELLGLLTADGRHQALLDEALTRLGRHLDDAAVKQRVSAMIVKYARREWPKLVGTVEWVKPVEGIADTLAERLAHALLEELQDVLSQPQHPLRQDYERWLGGYVQRLRADPATAAKVQALKQRLIEHPGVQEYVQGLWDQIHAALREDLSRQDGALVQHLQRALGALGQSLSQDPALREALNQHLLGGAERLTQRLRSGVTEHIAQTVKGWDERHLVEQLELSVGRDLQYIRFNGTLVGGLIGLALHAAVTLLG, from the coding sequence ATGAAGCTGCTGGCGGTCCTGTTGCTGCTGGCGATGCTGTGCGGCTTCCTGCTCAGTCATGCGATGGGCCTGCACGGCGTGTGGGCCTGGGTCGGCGCCTTCTGCGAAGCGGCCACGGTCGGTGCGCTGGCCGACTGGTTCGCGGTGGTGGCGCTGTTCCGGCATCCGCTGGGCCTGCCGATTCCGCACACGGCGATCATCCCCCACGGCAAGGCGCGCATCGCCGACAGCCTGGCGGTGTTCGTGCGCGATCAGTTCCTGGAACCGGGCGCGTTGCTGGCCAAGCTCAGCGCCTTCGATCCCGCGGCGCGGCTGGGCCAGTGGCTGGCCGAACCGGCGCAGTCGGCGCGGCTGGCCGACCTCGCCCGCGGCTGGGCGCTGCAGGCGCTGGACCTGCTGGACGAGGCGGCGGTACGGCGCCGCATCCATGGCTTCGTGGTGGCGCGGCTGCGCGACTGGGACGCCGCCGCCACCGCCGGCGAACTCCTCGGCCTGCTCACCGCCGACGGCCGCCACCAGGCGCTGCTCGACGAAGCGCTGACCCGGCTCGGCCGGCACCTGGACGATGCCGCGGTCAAGCAGCGGGTGTCGGCGATGATCGTCAAGTACGCGCGGCGCGAATGGCCCAAGCTGGTCGGCACCGTGGAATGGGTGAAGCCGGTCGAAGGCATCGCCGACACCCTCGCCGAGCGGTTGGCGCACGCGCTGCTGGAGGAACTGCAGGACGTGCTGTCGCAGCCGCAGCACCCCCTGCGCCAGGACTACGAGCGCTGGCTCGGCGGCTACGTGCAGCGGCTGCGCGCCGACCCGGCCACCGCGGCCAAGGTGCAAGCGCTGAAGCAACGGCTGATCGAGCACCCCGGCGTGCAGGAGTACGTGCAGGGTCTGTGGGACCAGATCCATGCTGCACTGCGCGAAGACCTGTCGCGGCAGGACGGCGCGCTGGTGCAGCACCTGCAGCGCGCCCTCGGCGCGCTCGGCCAGTCGCTGTCGCAGGATCCCGCCCTGCGCGAGGCGCTCAACCAGCACCTGCTCGGCGGTGCCGAGCGGCTGACCCAGCGCCTGCGCAGCGGCGTCACCGAGCACATAGCGCAGACCGTGAAGGGCTGGGACGAACGCCACCTGGTCGAGCAACTGGAACTGAGCGTGGGCCGCGACCTGCAGTACATCCGCTTCAACGGCACCCTGGTCGGCGGCCTGATCGGATTGGCGCTGCACGCTGCCGTCACGCTGCTTGGCTGA
- the ald gene encoding alanine dehydrogenase — protein sequence MLVGVPKEIKNHEYRIGLTPSGVRELVLHGHQVLVQRGGGQAIGLTDTEYERAGARIAEDAASVFAQAEMIVKVKEPQPEECAMLRPGQLLFTYLHLAPDPQQAAALQRSGCTAIAYETVTDGHGGLPLLAPMSEVAGRMAIQAGAHALEKAQGGSGVLLGGVPGVTPAQVLVIGGGVVGINAARMAMGLHARVTVLDRSLERLKYLDELYGQQLTTLYSTRDAIERCLPQTDLVIGAVLIPGAAAPKLVSRAQLALLRPGSVLVDVAIDQGGCFETSHATTHQQPTYEVDGIVHYCVANMPGGVARTSTFALTNATLPFVLLLAEHGLQALRDDQDLRNGLNVHAGRLTHRAVAQALGQDFVRPLDALG from the coding sequence ATGCTGGTCGGCGTTCCGAAAGAGATCAAGAACCATGAGTACCGGATCGGGCTGACCCCGTCCGGGGTGCGCGAACTGGTGCTGCACGGCCACCAGGTGCTGGTGCAGCGCGGCGGTGGCCAGGCCATCGGCCTGACCGATACCGAGTACGAACGCGCCGGCGCGCGCATCGCCGAGGATGCGGCCAGCGTGTTCGCGCAGGCCGAGATGATCGTCAAGGTCAAGGAACCGCAGCCGGAGGAATGCGCGATGTTGCGCCCCGGGCAACTGCTGTTCACTTATCTGCATCTGGCGCCGGATCCGCAGCAGGCCGCGGCGCTGCAGCGCTCCGGCTGCACCGCCATCGCCTACGAGACCGTCACCGACGGCCATGGCGGCCTGCCGCTGCTGGCGCCGATGAGCGAGGTCGCCGGGCGCATGGCGATCCAGGCCGGCGCGCATGCGCTGGAGAAGGCGCAAGGAGGCTCCGGCGTGCTGCTCGGCGGCGTGCCCGGGGTCACCCCGGCGCAGGTGCTGGTGATCGGCGGCGGCGTGGTCGGCATCAACGCCGCGCGCATGGCGATGGGCCTGCACGCGCGGGTGACGGTGCTGGACCGCTCGCTGGAGCGGCTCAAGTACCTGGACGAACTGTACGGCCAGCAGTTGACCACGCTGTACTCCACCCGCGACGCGATCGAGCGGTGCCTGCCGCAGACCGACCTGGTGATCGGCGCGGTGCTGATCCCCGGCGCCGCCGCGCCCAAGCTGGTGTCGCGCGCGCAGTTGGCGCTGCTGCGGCCCGGCTCGGTGCTGGTCGACGTGGCGATCGACCAGGGCGGCTGTTTCGAGACCAGCCATGCCACCACGCATCAGCAGCCGACCTACGAGGTCGACGGCATCGTCCATTACTGCGTGGCCAACATGCCCGGCGGCGTGGCCCGCACCTCCACCTTCGCCCTGACCAACGCCACCCTGCCGTTCGTGCTGCTGCTGGCCGAACACGGCCTGCAGGCGCTGCGCGACGACCAGGACCTGCGCAACGGCCTCAACGTGCACGCCGGCCGGCTCACCCACCGCGCGGTGGCGCAGGCACTGGGCCAGGACTTCGTGCGACCGCTGGACGCGCTGGGCTGA
- a CDS encoding plasmid replication/partition related protein: MNIVVKEDLKAYIDPLTPDEYAALERSLLAEGCRDALVLWGDILVDGHNRYGICQKHGLPFQTVQNTRFQSLQDVHLWMIDQHLGRRSVSDFQRGVLALRKREILAERRASAAAAEAPAADVAAADAAAEAAHDTETPPWADAPAPLSRAELARVARLSNSQVVQIEKIQKQAAAEVVEAVKSGAISINAAAAVASLPEEEQRAAAMAGKDELKQAAKRARESKRKPKPAPADAADSDVSAPAPAPDADADAIAALHRRVAELEAENQALREEVAALRAQLPG, from the coding sequence ATGAACATCGTCGTCAAAGAAGACCTCAAGGCCTACATCGATCCGCTGACCCCCGACGAATACGCCGCTCTGGAACGCAGCCTGCTGGCCGAGGGCTGCCGCGACGCGCTGGTGCTGTGGGGCGACATCCTGGTCGACGGGCACAACCGCTACGGCATCTGCCAGAAGCACGGCCTGCCGTTCCAGACCGTGCAGAACACCCGCTTCCAGTCGCTGCAGGACGTGCACCTGTGGATGATCGACCAGCACCTGGGCCGGCGCAGCGTCTCCGATTTCCAGCGCGGCGTGCTGGCGCTGCGCAAGCGCGAGATCCTGGCCGAGCGGCGCGCCAGCGCGGCCGCCGCGGAAGCACCCGCGGCCGACGTCGCCGCCGCGGATGCCGCCGCCGAGGCCGCCCACGACACCGAGACGCCGCCGTGGGCCGACGCGCCGGCGCCGCTGAGCCGCGCCGAACTGGCGCGCGTGGCGCGGCTCAGCAACAGCCAGGTGGTGCAGATCGAGAAGATCCAGAAGCAGGCCGCCGCCGAGGTGGTGGAAGCGGTCAAGTCCGGCGCGATCTCGATCAATGCCGCCGCCGCGGTGGCCAGCCTGCCCGAGGAGGAACAGCGCGCCGCGGCCATGGCCGGCAAGGACGAACTGAAGCAGGCCGCCAAGCGCGCCCGCGAATCCAAGCGCAAGCCCAAGCCCGCACCGGCGGACGCCGCCGACAGCGACGTCTCGGCACCGGCCCCCGCACCGGACGCGGATGCCGACGCAATCGCCGCGCTCCACCGGCGCGTGGCCGAACTCGAAGCCGAGAACCAGGCGCTGCGCGAGGAAGTGGCGGCGCTGCGCGCGCAGTTGCCGGGCTGA
- a CDS encoding EthD family reductase, translated as MIKVSVMYPYTPGARFDHAYYRDTHMPLLQARMGSACLRYTVDRGLSGGTPGSDPTYIGMCHIFSDSVEAFQAGFAPHAQEILADIANYTDLSPVMQISEVVVG; from the coding sequence ATGATCAAGGTCAGCGTGATGTATCCGTACACGCCAGGCGCCCGTTTCGACCACGCCTACTACCGCGACACGCACATGCCGCTGCTGCAGGCACGCATGGGCTCCGCCTGCCTCCGCTACACCGTGGACAGGGGCCTGTCCGGCGGCACCCCCGGCAGCGATCCGACCTACATCGGCATGTGCCACATCTTCAGCGACTCGGTAGAGGCCTTCCAGGCCGGCTTCGCCCCGCACGCCCAGGAGATCCTCGCCGACATCGCCAACTACACCGACCTGAGCCCGGTGATGCAGATCAGTGAGGTGGTGGTGGGGTGA
- a CDS encoding CHASE domain-containing hybrid sensor histidine kinase/response regulator, translated as MSKHRRTPAAGPVRLARLAALAVLAIGLIAALLIARGVQQRNRAQAQVRFDQLASHVASDLRQRLDMYEHGLRGTRGAVIAAGGERISRERFARYSASREYLREFPGVRGFGYIQRVPRADEAAFLQQARADGAPSLRIGELAPHEGDRFVIVYIQPAPSNASAEGFDIASEPARRTAAIAAARSSVPTITAPIRLVQAPGLGQGGFLLLLPVYREGLPLQTPEQRWQATSGWAYAPLNIAEVLASSDDHSNALRLRLADSQNPAQPFYRDDATPILAGGPTAERTLQVYGRQWRLDAQATPGFVRSLDQVSPLLAGGLSAGIALLLAALLYVFLTSRRRRDAILREQSQLAALVASTSEAIVAEDLHGRVTHWNPAAMRIFGYTPEQAIGQPLQQLLGAQIHAPVDSGDGVRELRHRDGHTVSVLASVSPIVGMGGDPLGHSHLLHDVTERVRAQARVLELNATLEQQVAERTNELVTYSALQRAILANAGYAIVATDPDGVITLFNPAAETLLGYAAHELIGRKATGLFLDPEQLSARAERMAAQSGMAVQPAFESVAALSTLGRSDTREWTYLSKDGHAFPVLLTLSTLRDDDERVIGYLGIAVDLTEQKRHERELRLAIDAAETANQSKSDFLANMSHEIRTPMNAILGMLYLLRHSELSQAAQDMIQKIEVSARALLEIINDILDFSKIESGRIDLESAPFDLNQLLENIAALMTSATSAKPVEMIVEPLPPGCRWLRGDALRLNQVLINLVGNAIKFTEQGEVALSVRAFPGAESGTLKLLFSVRDTGIGIPREKQSLIFSPFLQADTSTSRRYGGSGLGLTISRRLVELMGGQLEVQSAPGQGSDFYFVIAFAVAPAPDADAAPAEARRVLIADDHDLVRRSLADIANGFGWQVEAVSGGNAALAAAAPERAEFDVILLDWRMPDLDGLSVAQRIRAQSAPDRQPIIVMVTAYERRLLEEQQGGVADVDAVMTKPVTASALQRTIAALLARRRGEAPALPLAGDGGARLAGARLLVVDDSDINREVAQRILESEGAVVELAQNGVQALQRLRRDPGRFHVVLMDVQMPTMDGYEATRQLRADPELTAVPVIALTAGAYRQQQELALTSGMNGFIAKPFQVEELIAIIRQFLPPGLAALPLAAQVPALPPGDWPASDPALLDTVQALRLWGERDPYRRYLLKLLQEHPDPAANVRLLLEQQRPAEAISLVHKLRGSAGSLALPALSGASAALEERLSSTPAQAEAEIVALAAAMAATAAEVRHFAEATASLAAPVASASDAAPDPAALQASWQQVLQVLDSDDADRIDQTMRQLARALPAAQATELQRLLENFSFREAEAKVRRWLADAGV; from the coding sequence ATGTCGAAACATCGCCGGACACCCGCCGCCGGCCCTGTGCGGTTGGCGCGGCTCGCCGCCCTGGCCGTGCTGGCCATCGGCCTGATCGCCGCGCTGCTGATCGCGCGCGGCGTGCAGCAACGCAATCGCGCGCAGGCGCAGGTGCGCTTCGACCAACTGGCCTCGCACGTGGCCAGCGATCTGCGGCAACGCCTGGACATGTACGAGCACGGCCTGCGCGGCACGCGCGGCGCGGTGATCGCCGCCGGCGGCGAGCGCATCTCGCGCGAGCGCTTCGCCCGCTACAGCGCCTCGCGCGAGTACCTGCGCGAATTCCCCGGCGTACGTGGCTTCGGCTACATCCAGCGGGTACCGCGCGCCGACGAGGCGGCGTTCCTGCAGCAGGCCCGCGCCGATGGCGCGCCGTCGCTGCGGATCGGCGAGCTGGCCCCGCACGAGGGCGACCGCTTCGTCATCGTCTACATCCAGCCGGCACCGTCCAACGCGTCCGCAGAAGGCTTCGACATCGCCTCCGAACCGGCGCGACGGACGGCGGCGATCGCCGCGGCGCGCTCAAGCGTGCCCACCATCACCGCGCCGATCCGCCTGGTACAGGCACCGGGACTGGGCCAGGGCGGTTTCCTGCTGCTGTTGCCGGTGTACCGCGAAGGCCTGCCGCTGCAGACCCCGGAACAACGCTGGCAGGCCACCAGCGGCTGGGCCTACGCACCGCTGAACATCGCCGAGGTGCTGGCCTCCTCCGACGACCACAGCAACGCGCTGCGCCTGCGCCTGGCCGACAGCCAGAACCCGGCACAGCCGTTCTACCGCGACGACGCCACGCCGATCCTGGCCGGCGGGCCGACCGCCGAACGCACCTTGCAGGTCTACGGCCGCCAGTGGCGGCTCGACGCGCAAGCCACGCCGGGCTTCGTGCGCTCGCTCGACCAGGTCTCGCCGCTGCTGGCCGGCGGGTTGTCCGCCGGCATCGCGTTGCTGCTCGCCGCGCTGCTGTACGTGTTCCTGACCAGCCGGCGCCGCCGCGACGCGATCCTGCGCGAACAGAGCCAACTGGCCGCCCTGGTCGCCAGCACCAGCGAGGCGATCGTCGCCGAAGACCTGCACGGCCGGGTGACCCACTGGAACCCCGCGGCCATGCGCATCTTCGGCTATACGCCGGAGCAGGCCATCGGCCAGCCGCTGCAGCAACTGCTGGGCGCGCAGATCCACGCTCCCGTCGACAGCGGCGACGGCGTGCGCGAGTTGCGCCACCGCGACGGCCACACGGTCAGCGTGCTCGCCAGCGTTTCGCCGATCGTCGGGATGGGCGGCGACCCCCTCGGCCATTCGCACCTGCTGCACGACGTCACCGAACGGGTGCGCGCGCAGGCGCGGGTGCTGGAACTCAACGCTACGCTCGAACAGCAGGTGGCCGAGCGCACCAACGAACTGGTGACCTATTCGGCGCTGCAGCGCGCGATCCTGGCCAATGCCGGCTACGCGATCGTCGCCACCGACCCGGACGGCGTCATCACCCTGTTCAATCCCGCCGCCGAGACCCTGCTCGGCTACGCCGCGCACGAGTTGATCGGACGCAAGGCCACCGGGCTGTTCCTGGACCCGGAACAACTGAGCGCGCGCGCCGAGCGCATGGCCGCGCAGTCGGGCATGGCGGTGCAACCGGCGTTCGAATCGGTGGCGGCGCTGTCCACGCTGGGGCGCAGCGACACCCGCGAATGGACCTACCTGAGCAAGGACGGCCACGCCTTTCCGGTACTGCTCACGCTGAGCACGCTGCGCGACGACGACGAGCGGGTGATCGGCTATCTCGGCATCGCCGTCGACCTGACCGAGCAGAAGCGCCACGAGCGCGAGCTGCGCCTGGCGATCGACGCGGCCGAAACCGCCAACCAGTCCAAGAGCGATTTCCTGGCCAACATGAGCCACGAGATCCGCACGCCGATGAACGCGATCCTGGGCATGCTGTACCTGCTGCGGCACAGCGAGCTGTCGCAGGCGGCGCAGGACATGATCCAGAAGATCGAAGTGTCGGCGCGCGCGCTGCTGGAGATCATCAACGACATCCTCGACTTCTCCAAGATCGAGTCCGGGCGCATCGACCTGGAATCGGCGCCGTTCGACCTCAACCAGCTGCTGGAGAACATCGCCGCGCTGATGACCTCCGCGACCAGCGCCAAGCCGGTGGAGATGATCGTCGAGCCGCTGCCGCCGGGCTGCCGCTGGCTGCGCGGCGATGCGCTGCGCCTGAACCAGGTGCTGATCAACCTGGTCGGCAACGCCATCAAGTTCACCGAACAGGGCGAGGTGGCGCTGTCGGTGCGCGCCTTCCCCGGCGCCGAATCGGGCACGCTCAAGCTGCTGTTCTCGGTGCGCGACACCGGCATCGGCATCCCGCGCGAAAAGCAGAGCCTGATCTTCTCGCCGTTCCTGCAGGCCGACACCTCCACCAGCCGTCGCTACGGCGGCAGCGGCCTGGGCCTGACCATCAGCCGGCGCCTGGTGGAACTGATGGGCGGGCAACTGGAGGTGCAGAGCGCGCCCGGTCAGGGCAGCGATTTCTACTTCGTCATCGCCTTCGCGGTGGCGCCCGCGCCGGATGCCGACGCCGCGCCGGCGGAGGCGCGGCGGGTGCTGATCGCCGACGACCACGACCTGGTGCGGCGCAGCCTGGCCGACATCGCCAACGGCTTCGGCTGGCAGGTGGAAGCGGTCTCCGGCGGCAACGCGGCGCTGGCCGCGGCCGCGCCCGAGCGCGCCGAGTTCGACGTGATCCTGCTGGACTGGCGCATGCCCGACCTGGACGGGCTGAGCGTGGCCCAGCGCATCCGCGCGCAATCGGCGCCGGACCGGCAGCCGATCATCGTCATGGTCACCGCCTACGAGCGGCGCCTGCTCGAGGAACAGCAAGGCGGCGTGGCCGACGTGGACGCGGTGATGACCAAGCCGGTCACCGCCTCGGCGCTGCAGCGCACCATCGCGGCGCTGCTGGCACGCCGCCGCGGCGAGGCACCCGCGCTGCCGCTGGCCGGCGACGGCGGCGCGCGCCTGGCCGGGGCGCGGCTGCTGGTGGTGGACGACAGCGACATCAACCGCGAAGTCGCGCAACGCATCCTGGAAAGCGAAGGCGCGGTGGTCGAGCTCGCGCAGAACGGCGTGCAGGCGCTGCAGCGGCTGCGTCGCGACCCCGGTCGCTTCCACGTGGTGCTGATGGACGTGCAGATGCCGACCATGGACGGCTACGAGGCCACCCGCCAGCTGCGCGCCGACCCGGAACTGACCGCGGTGCCGGTGATCGCGCTCACCGCCGGCGCCTATCGCCAGCAGCAGGAGCTGGCCTTGACCAGCGGCATGAACGGCTTCATTGCCAAGCCGTTCCAGGTCGAGGAACTGATCGCGATCATCCGCCAGTTCCTGCCGCCCGGCCTGGCCGCGCTGCCACTCGCCGCGCAGGTACCGGCGCTGCCGCCGGGCGACTGGCCGGCCAGCGACCCCGCCCTGCTCGACACCGTGCAGGCGCTGCGCCTGTGGGGCGAGCGCGATCCGTACCGGCGCTATCTGCTCAAGCTGCTGCAGGAGCATCCCGATCCGGCCGCAAACGTGCGCCTGCTGCTCGAGCAGCAGCGGCCCGCCGAGGCCATCTCGCTGGTGCACAAGCTGCGCGGGTCGGCCGGATCGCTGGCGCTGCCGGCGCTGAGCGGCGCCAGCGCGGCGCTGGAGGAGCGCCTGAGCAGCACACCGGCGCAGGCCGAGGCGGAGATCGTCGCGCTGGCGGCGGCGATGGCCGCCACCGCCGCCGAAGTGCGGCACTTCGCCGAGGCCACCGCGTCGCTGGCGGCCCCCGTGGCCTCCGCCAGCGACGCGGCCCCCGACCCGGCGGCGTTGCAGGCGTCCTGGCAGCAGGTGCTGCAGGTGCTGGACAGCGACGATGCGGACCGCATCGACCAGACGATGCGGCAACTGGCCCGGGCCCTGCCGGCA